A portion of the Streptomyces sp. NBC_00376 genome contains these proteins:
- a CDS encoding mannose-1-phosphate guanyltransferase, whose protein sequence is MKAVVMAGGEGTRLRPMTSSMPKPLLPVANRPIMEHVLRLLKRHGLNETVVTVQFLASLVKNYFGDGEELGMELSYANEEKPLGTAGSVKNAEEALKDDTFLVISGDALTDFDLSDLIAFHKEKGGLVTVCLTRVPNPLEFGITIVDEGGQVERFLEKPTWGQVFSDTVNTGIYVMEPEVFDYVEADVSVDWSGDVFPQLMKEGKPIYGYVAEGYWEDVGTHESYVKAQADVLERKVDVDIDGFEISPGVWVAEGAEVHPDAVLRGPLYIGDYAKVEAGAEIREHTVIGSNVVVKSGAFLHKAVVHDNVYIGQQSNLRGCVIGKNTDVMRAARIEDGAVIGDECLIGEESIIQGNVRVYPFKTIEAGAFVNTSVIWESRGQAHLFGARGVSGILNVEITPELAVRLAGAYATTLKKGSTVTTARDHSRGARALKRAVISALQASAIDVRDLENVPLPVARQQTARGSAGGIMIRTSPGVPDSVDIMFIDERGADLSQARQRKLDRVYARQEYRRAFPGEIGDLHFPSSVFDSYTGALLRNVDTAGIADAGLKVVVDASNGSAGLVLPSLLGRLGVDALTINPGLDESRPTESAETRRSGLVRLGEIVSSARAAFGVRFDPVGERLSLVDERGRIVEDDRALLVLLDLVAAERRSGRVALPVTTTRVAEQVAAYHGTQVEWTTTSPDDLTRVAREEGTIFGGDGRGGFVVPEFSSVFDGSAAFVRLLGLVARTQLTLSQIDARIPRAHVLRRDLATPWAVKGLVMRRVVEAAGDRSVDTTDGVRVVETDGRWVMVLPDPAEAVTHLWAEGPDDASAQALLDEWTAVVDSAGQ, encoded by the coding sequence ATGAAGGCCGTCGTGATGGCTGGCGGCGAAGGCACACGCCTTCGCCCCATGACCTCGAGCATGCCCAAGCCGCTTCTGCCCGTCGCCAATCGGCCGATCATGGAGCACGTGCTTCGGCTGTTGAAGCGGCACGGGCTGAATGAGACCGTCGTAACGGTCCAGTTTCTCGCCTCGCTGGTCAAGAACTACTTCGGGGACGGAGAAGAGCTCGGGATGGAGCTCAGCTATGCCAACGAGGAGAAACCTCTCGGTACCGCGGGGAGCGTGAAGAATGCCGAGGAAGCGCTGAAGGACGACACCTTCCTCGTCATTTCCGGTGACGCTCTCACCGATTTCGATCTCAGCGATCTGATCGCCTTCCACAAGGAAAAGGGCGGTCTCGTCACGGTGTGCCTGACCCGTGTGCCGAACCCTCTGGAATTCGGCATCACGATTGTCGACGAGGGCGGCCAGGTCGAACGCTTCCTGGAGAAGCCCACCTGGGGCCAGGTCTTCTCGGACACCGTCAACACCGGCATCTACGTCATGGAGCCCGAGGTATTCGACTATGTCGAGGCCGACGTCTCGGTGGACTGGTCCGGCGATGTCTTCCCGCAGCTCATGAAGGAAGGCAAGCCCATCTACGGCTATGTCGCAGAGGGCTACTGGGAGGACGTCGGCACTCACGAGAGCTACGTGAAGGCACAGGCCGACGTTCTTGAACGCAAGGTCGATGTCGACATCGACGGCTTCGAGATCTCGCCCGGAGTATGGGTGGCGGAAGGCGCGGAGGTACATCCCGACGCTGTTCTGCGCGGACCTCTCTACATCGGGGACTACGCGAAGGTGGAAGCCGGAGCGGAGATTCGCGAGCACACGGTCATCGGATCGAACGTGGTCGTCAAGAGCGGCGCATTCCTGCACAAGGCCGTGGTGCACGACAACGTCTACATCGGGCAGCAGAGCAATTTGCGCGGTTGCGTGATCGGCAAGAACACAGACGTCATGCGGGCGGCCCGCATCGAGGACGGCGCGGTCATCGGGGACGAATGCCTGATCGGTGAGGAGTCGATCATCCAGGGCAATGTCCGCGTCTACCCGTTCAAGACCATCGAGGCCGGCGCCTTCGTCAACACCTCGGTCATCTGGGAATCGCGCGGACAGGCTCATCTCTTCGGCGCCCGAGGTGTGTCCGGGATCCTGAACGTCGAGATCACCCCGGAACTGGCCGTCCGGCTCGCCGGTGCCTACGCCACGACCCTGAAGAAGGGCTCGACGGTCACCACCGCACGTGACCACTCCCGCGGTGCCCGTGCCCTGAAGCGAGCGGTGATCTCGGCCCTTCAGGCCAGCGCCATCGACGTCCGGGACCTGGAGAACGTACCGCTGCCCGTCGCGCGCCAGCAGACCGCCCGGGGCAGCGCCGGCGGGATCATGATCCGTACGTCTCCCGGCGTGCCCGACTCGGTCGACATCATGTTCATCGACGAGCGCGGAGCGGACCTGTCGCAGGCGAGACAGCGGAAACTGGACCGGGTCTACGCACGACAGGAATACCGCCGTGCCTTCCCGGGCGAGATCGGCGATCTGCACTTCCCGTCCAGCGTCTTCGACTCGTACACCGGAGCGCTGCTGCGGAACGTGGACACCGCGGGGATTGCCGATGCGGGTCTCAAGGTGGTCGTCGACGCGTCCAACGGGAGTGCCGGGCTCGTGCTGCCCAGCCTGCTGGGACGCCTCGGTGTCGACGCGTTGACCATCAATCCCGGCCTCGACGAATCACGACCCACCGAGTCCGCCGAGACCCGGCGCTCCGGACTCGTACGGCTCGGCGAGATCGTCTCCTCGGCGCGGGCCGCGTTCGGCGTGCGGTTCGATCCGGTCGGCGAGCGGCTCTCCCTGGTCGACGAGCGGGGCAGGATCGTCGAGGACGACCGGGCGCTCCTCGTGCTGCTCGACCTCGTGGCAGCCGAGCGGCGCAGCGGGCGGGTGGCGTTGCCGGTCACCACGACACGCGTCGCCGAGCAGGTCGCGGCGTACCACGGCACTCAGGTCGAATGGACGACGACATCGCCCGACGATCTGACCCGCGTGGCACGTGAGGAAGGCACCATCTTCGGTGGAGACGGACGCGGGGGCTTCGTCGTTCCCGAATTCAGCAGCGTCTTCGACGGATCGGCTGCGTTCGTCCGGCTCCTCGGCCTGGTGGCCAGGACCCAGCTCACCCTGAGCCAGATCGATGCCCGCATCCCCCGTGCCCATGTCCTGCGCCGCGATCTCGCCACCCCCTGGGCAGTCAAGGGGCTGGTCATGCGGCGGGTCGTGGAGGCCGCCGGTGACCGCAGCGTCGATACGACGGACGGGGTGCGGGTGGTCGAGACCGACGGGCGGTGGGTGATGGTGCTGCCGGACCCGGCCGAAGCGGTCACCCATCTGTGGGCCGAAGGTCCGGACGACGCCTCCGCGCAGGCGCTGCTGGACGAATGGACGGCAGTAGTGGACAGCGCAGGTCAGTGA
- a CDS encoding FHA domain-containing protein yields the protein MKLFGKLFGKSARDEAARHRAPRHGQAEEQGTERPLFRDQVSGTGSDNSGVSGASSVDPAGPGRIGFGESSTSSSGGEFAPRQEGSSMPVCTRCGHRNAEASRFCSNCGAPLRGGVPERASETTSTISISGLEAYEAEATGQTAVPSLSPEAQAAVDALPLGSALLVVRRGPNSGSRFLLDGELTTAGRHPQSDIFLDDVTVSRRHVEFRRSPDGSFTVGDVGSLNGTYVNRERIDSVALSNGDEVQIGKYRLVFYASQRGI from the coding sequence GTGAAGTTGTTTGGGAAGTTGTTCGGCAAGAGCGCTCGCGACGAGGCCGCTCGCCATCGCGCGCCGCGCCATGGCCAGGCGGAGGAGCAGGGCACGGAGCGCCCGCTCTTCCGTGATCAGGTGTCGGGTACTGGCAGTGACAATTCGGGAGTATCCGGCGCGTCGTCTGTTGACCCTGCCGGTCCCGGCCGCATAGGTTTCGGGGAATCGTCGACCTCGAGTTCGGGTGGAGAGTTCGCCCCCAGGCAGGAGGGTTCGTCCATGCCGGTCTGTACGAGGTGCGGGCATCGCAATGCCGAGGCCAGCCGTTTCTGCTCCAACTGCGGTGCTCCGCTGAGGGGCGGAGTTCCCGAGCGTGCCTCGGAGACGACGTCGACCATCTCCATCTCCGGTCTCGAGGCGTACGAGGCGGAGGCCACCGGGCAGACGGCTGTGCCGTCCCTCTCGCCCGAGGCTCAGGCCGCCGTGGACGCCCTTCCGCTCGGCTCGGCGCTCCTGGTGGTGCGTCGTGGTCCGAACTCCGGCAGCCGTTTCCTGCTGGACGGTGAGCTGACCACGGCCGGCCGCCACCCGCAGAGCGACATCTTCCTCGACGACGTGACGGTGTCGCGTCGGCACGTGGAGTTCCGCAGGAGCCCCGACGGAAGCTTCACGGTCGGGGACGTGGGCAGCCTCAACGGCACCTACGTCAACCGTGAGCGCATCGACTCCGTCGCCCTGTCCAATGGCGACGAAGTGCAGATCGGTAAGTACCGGCTGGTCTTCTACGCGAGCCAGCGCGGTATCTGA
- a CDS encoding DUF881 domain-containing protein codes for MSNEELPEETEHAAERAAGSANELTGRQRLIAGLWPPRVTRAQLVVALLLFVLGLGLAIQVRSNSDNSALRGARQEDLVRILDELDDRTQRLEDEKQRLDAQRTELENSSDQAEEARKQTVEKERQLGVLAGTVAAHGPGITLTVNDPGNGVKADMLLDALQELRAAGAEAIEVNGVRVVANTYFSGDGGNVRVDDHKITAPYVFEVIGKPQDLEPALNIPGGVVQTLEKEQATVQVEQADDIVVDALRPAKQPDYARSSSP; via the coding sequence ATGAGCAACGAAGAACTTCCCGAGGAGACGGAGCACGCCGCAGAGCGTGCGGCGGGCTCCGCCAATGAGCTCACCGGTCGTCAGCGGCTGATCGCCGGACTCTGGCCGCCGCGGGTGACGCGGGCCCAACTCGTCGTCGCGCTACTGCTGTTCGTCCTCGGTCTCGGCCTGGCCATTCAGGTGCGGTCCAACAGCGACAACAGTGCGCTGCGGGGCGCCCGGCAGGAGGACCTGGTCAGGATCCTCGACGAGCTGGACGACCGGACCCAGCGTCTGGAGGACGAGAAGCAGCGGCTGGACGCTCAGCGCACGGAGCTGGAGAACAGCTCCGACCAGGCCGAGGAGGCGCGTAAGCAGACGGTGGAGAAGGAGCGGCAACTCGGCGTGCTCGCGGGCACCGTGGCGGCACACGGGCCCGGGATCACGCTGACCGTCAACGACCCCGGGAACGGGGTGAAGGCGGACATGCTGCTCGACGCCCTTCAGGAGCTGCGGGCGGCGGGCGCCGAGGCGATCGAGGTCAACGGGGTGCGCGTGGTGGCCAACACGTACTTCTCCGGTGACGGCGGCAACGTCAGGGTTGACGACCATAAGATCACCGCGCCGTACGTCTTCGAGGTGATCGGCAAGCCCCAGGATCTGGAGCCGGCACTGAACATTCCTGGCGGCGTGGTGCAGACGCTGGAGAAGGAGCAGGCCACCGTGCAGGTGGAGCAGGCCGACGACATCGTCGTGGACGCCTTGCGACCGGCGAAGCAGCCTGACTACGCTCGGTCGTCGTCCCCGTGA
- a CDS encoding small basic family protein, which translates to MIAVLGLVVGVVVGLLVRPEVPAMVEPYLPIAVVAALDAVFGGLRAMLDGIFVDKVFVVSFLSNVVVAALIVFLGDKLGVGAQLSTGVVVVLGIRIFSNAAAIRRHVFRA; encoded by the coding sequence GTGATCGCCGTACTGGGCCTCGTCGTGGGAGTCGTGGTCGGACTGTTGGTCCGGCCCGAGGTGCCGGCGATGGTCGAGCCCTATCTCCCGATCGCCGTCGTGGCTGCCCTCGACGCAGTCTTCGGCGGTCTGCGCGCCATGCTCGACGGGATCTTTGTCGACAAGGTGTTCGTCGTGTCGTTCCTTTCGAACGTCGTGGTCGCCGCGCTGATCGTGTTCCTGGGCGACAAGCTGGGCGTCGGTGCCCAGCTGTCCACCGGTGTGGTGGTCGTGCTCGGGATCCGGATCTTCTCCAACGCCGCGGCCATCCGCCGGCACGTCTTCCGGGCCTGA
- a CDS encoding DUF881 domain-containing protein, which yields MSQQPPDRSTASPPARPDASMSLLTNVMDHSLDDGYAEASARRKADGTAGLPRTLKSKLGLAACLVLAALVVTLGAAEARVSAPVLAKERQELIDRIDDETAAADDLESQVDELRDDVGRRQRKALEKHGGDQGERVALLAGATPVEGPGVKLVIDDAKDTDQGGGGPRETSGFADTGRVRDRDLQRVVNGLWQSGAEAIAINGQRLTALSAIRAAGDAILVDNRPLVPPYTVLAVGNGKQLGTAFQDSADGQYLQALKDTFDVRTSLSVQQKVSLPVAPSLIVRTAEPYKAADTGSGAADTGKGTS from the coding sequence ATGTCGCAGCAGCCCCCCGATCGGAGTACCGCCTCGCCTCCCGCGCGTCCCGATGCGTCCATGTCGCTGCTGACCAATGTGATGGACCACAGCCTGGACGACGGATACGCCGAGGCCTCGGCGCGTCGCAAGGCCGACGGGACCGCGGGCCTGCCCCGTACGCTCAAGTCGAAACTCGGCCTCGCCGCTTGCCTGGTGCTGGCCGCCCTCGTCGTCACGCTCGGGGCCGCGGAGGCGCGTGTCTCGGCGCCGGTCCTCGCCAAGGAGCGCCAGGAGCTGATCGACCGCATCGACGACGAGACGGCGGCGGCCGACGACCTCGAGTCGCAGGTGGACGAGCTCCGGGACGACGTGGGCCGGCGCCAGCGCAAGGCGCTGGAGAAGCACGGCGGGGACCAGGGGGAACGAGTGGCACTCCTCGCCGGCGCGACCCCCGTGGAGGGGCCCGGCGTGAAGCTCGTCATCGACGACGCCAAGGACACCGACCAGGGCGGCGGCGGACCGCGGGAGACCAGTGGATTCGCCGACACCGGGCGGGTCCGCGACCGGGACCTCCAGCGGGTCGTCAACGGCCTGTGGCAGTCCGGTGCCGAGGCGATCGCGATCAACGGGCAGCGCCTGACAGCCCTGTCGGCGATCCGTGCGGCGGGCGACGCCATACTGGTCGACAACAGACCGCTCGTCCCGCCCTACACGGTGCTGGCGGTGGGGAACGGGAAGCAACTCGGCACCGCGTTCCAGGACAGTGCCGACGGCCAGTATCTTCAGGCGCTCAAGGACACCTTCGACGTCCGGACGAGCCTGTCCGTGCAGCAGAAGGTGAGCCTTCCGGTCGCGCCGAGCCTGATCGTACGTACAGCAGAGCCTTATAAAGCCGCAGACACCGGCAGTGGTGCGGCAGACACAGGGAAGGGCACATCGTGA
- the ftsR gene encoding transcriptional regulator FtsR, with protein sequence MLRTPTGGAVTGTASADDRPMSIGAVLLRLRDEFPEVTISKIRFLEAEGLVEPQRTPSGYRKFRGADVERLAQVLRMQRDHYLPLKVIREHLDALARGEQAALPSGGGPRDLTVGWDAEPGRATAARIGRAELLAAAEVTESDLDEWESYGLVVPTAEGGYDAEMVTVARLVADLGRFGLEPRHLRAMRAAADREVGLIEQVVAPLRRHRNPQTRAHAEATAKELAELSVRLHSALVQSALHIRLH encoded by the coding sequence ATGCTGAGAACACCGACGGGCGGTGCCGTGACCGGCACCGCCTCCGCCGACGACCGCCCGATGAGCATCGGCGCGGTGCTCCTGCGGCTGCGGGACGAGTTTCCCGAGGTCACGATCTCCAAGATTCGTTTCCTGGAGGCCGAAGGGCTCGTCGAGCCGCAGCGGACCCCTTCCGGCTATCGCAAGTTCCGCGGCGCCGATGTGGAGCGGCTGGCGCAGGTGCTGCGCATGCAGCGGGACCACTACCTCCCGCTGAAGGTCATCCGCGAACATCTGGATGCCCTCGCCCGTGGTGAACAGGCCGCCCTGCCTTCCGGGGGCGGCCCACGGGACCTGACCGTTGGCTGGGACGCGGAGCCCGGACGGGCCACCGCGGCCCGGATCGGCCGTGCGGAGCTGCTGGCGGCCGCCGAGGTCACCGAGAGCGACCTCGACGAGTGGGAGTCGTACGGACTGGTGGTTCCGACCGCCGAGGGCGGTTACGACGCCGAGATGGTGACCGTGGCCAGGCTTGTGGCGGATCTGGGCAGGTTCGGTCTGGAGCCGCGTCACCTGCGTGCCATGCGGGCCGCTGCGGATCGCGAGGTCGGGCTCATCGAGCAGGTGGTCGCACCCCTGCGGCGGCACCGGAATCCGCAGACCAGAGCCCATGCGGAGGCCACTGCGAAAGAACTCGCGGAGCTGTCCGTGAGGCTTCATTCGGCCCTGGTACAGAGCGCCCTGCACATCCGGCTCCACTGA
- a CDS encoding bifunctional nuclease family protein, with protein MNELDVVGVRVEMPSNQPIVLLREVGGDRYLPIWIGPGEATAIAFAQQGMAPARPLTHDLFKDVLEAVGQELTEVRITDLREGVFYAELVFASGVEVSARPSDAIALALRTGTPIYGSDGVLDDAGIAIPDEQEDEVEKFREFLDQISPEDFGTNSQ; from the coding sequence GTGAACGAGCTCGACGTTGTGGGTGTCCGGGTGGAAATGCCCTCGAACCAACCGATCGTGCTCCTGCGTGAAGTGGGAGGCGACCGGTACCTCCCCATTTGGATCGGTCCTGGTGAGGCGACCGCGATCGCCTTCGCCCAGCAGGGCATGGCTCCGGCCAGGCCGCTGACCCATGATCTCTTCAAGGACGTGCTCGAGGCCGTCGGCCAGGAGCTCACCGAGGTCCGCATCACGGACCTACGGGAAGGGGTCTTCTACGCGGAGCTGGTCTTTGCCAGCGGGGTCGAGGTGAGCGCGCGGCCGTCCGACGCCATAGCGCTCGCGTTGCGCACCGGAACGCCGATCTATGGCAGTGACGGGGTGCTCGACGACGCAGGCATCGCCATCCCGGACGAGCAGGAGGACGAGGTGGAGAAATTCCGCGAGTTCCTCGATCAGATCTCCCCGGAGGATTTCGGCACCAACAGTCAGTGA